In Microvenator marinus, one genomic interval encodes:
- a CDS encoding fatty acid CoA ligase family protein, with translation MKVTDLTCSPIGQARGPWEDAETPQRFNIASYLPARAAERPFQQAVVMPQGRDALGKRLYSHLTFAQLDRLCDAYAHGLVQEGFSKGERTLLMVSQGLELIALTYALFKIGAVPILIDPGMGRAGFLACIERAQPTAMLGIPRAFVAKTLFGKSFKTVRKSATTKSVFFSSAPELNKIAKFSAGPFEMADTDREDLAAILFTSGSTGPAKGVQYTHGIFDAQTRAIQEMYAIQPGEVAVPGFPLFALFSTAMGMTCVVPDMDPSSPASVHPPNIVEAIHDFGASMAFGSPAIWNAVGAYCKAEGISFPSMTRLLTFGAPISPNLMETCQAILPNGEIHTPYGATEGLPVASIGSRRVLEETAEKSRIGQGICVGKAAPNVEIRIIEISDEPLETWAGVKELEVGKIGEICVSGPQITRRYDQRDDATLASKILDPTRGEGGFWHRMGDVGYLDEAGDLWFCGRKAHRVESAEGVMHSVPVEAVFEVHPKVFRTALVGIGERGTQEPVLVVECLPGEAPKSAAETTELSEELLQIGQKFEHTRSVMRIRFHPAFPVDKRHNAKIHREELAEWVIHKKE, from the coding sequence ATGAAAGTCACCGACTTGACCTGCTCGCCGATTGGCCAGGCTCGAGGCCCCTGGGAGGACGCTGAGACGCCCCAGCGCTTCAATATTGCGTCCTATCTTCCAGCACGCGCCGCTGAGAGGCCTTTTCAGCAAGCGGTGGTCATGCCTCAAGGGCGCGATGCCCTTGGTAAACGGCTCTACTCCCATTTGACCTTTGCCCAGCTCGACCGGCTTTGTGATGCGTATGCCCATGGGCTTGTGCAAGAGGGCTTTTCGAAGGGAGAGCGGACTTTGCTCATGGTGTCGCAGGGTTTGGAGTTGATCGCCCTGACCTACGCACTTTTCAAAATTGGCGCGGTACCTATCCTGATTGACCCCGGCATGGGGCGTGCCGGCTTCTTGGCCTGTATTGAACGGGCCCAACCCACGGCCATGCTAGGTATTCCTAGAGCATTTGTGGCGAAGACGCTCTTTGGCAAGAGCTTTAAGACGGTTCGGAAATCAGCCACTACAAAGTCTGTGTTTTTCTCAAGTGCCCCCGAGCTCAATAAGATTGCAAAGTTCTCGGCAGGACCGTTTGAGATGGCGGATACAGACCGTGAAGACTTGGCGGCGATTCTTTTCACGTCGGGATCTACGGGCCCGGCCAAGGGTGTACAGTACACGCATGGTATTTTCGACGCCCAGACACGGGCTATTCAAGAAATGTACGCCATTCAGCCCGGAGAGGTTGCGGTTCCTGGGTTCCCACTTTTTGCGCTTTTTTCCACGGCCATGGGCATGACCTGTGTGGTTCCAGATATGGACCCGAGTTCTCCAGCCAGTGTGCATCCGCCGAATATCGTGGAGGCCATCCACGATTTTGGGGCGAGCATGGCGTTTGGGTCACCGGCAATTTGGAACGCTGTGGGTGCGTATTGTAAGGCTGAGGGCATCAGCTTTCCGAGCATGACGCGCCTTTTGACGTTTGGTGCCCCAATCAGTCCGAACCTGATGGAAACCTGCCAGGCGATTTTGCCCAACGGCGAAATCCACACGCCTTATGGTGCGACAGAGGGCCTGCCGGTGGCTTCCATCGGCAGCAGACGTGTTCTAGAGGAAACGGCTGAGAAGAGCCGAATCGGCCAAGGCATTTGTGTTGGGAAAGCCGCTCCAAATGTGGAGATCCGCATTATCGAGATCTCGGACGAGCCCCTAGAAACGTGGGCCGGTGTCAAGGAGTTGGAGGTCGGCAAGATTGGCGAGATTTGTGTTTCCGGTCCGCAGATTACTAGACGATACGACCAACGAGACGATGCGACGCTCGCCTCTAAAATCCTCGACCCAACGCGTGGCGAAGGTGGTTTCTGGCACCGCATGGGGGATGTCGGATATCTGGACGAGGCAGGAGACCTATGGTTTTGCGGTCGAAAGGCTCATCGCGTGGAGAGCGCTGAGGGCGTGATGCACTCGGTGCCAGTAGAGGCCGTGTTTGAGGTCCACCCGAAGGTTTTCAGAACCGCGCTGGTGGGAATTGGCGAGCGTGGTACGCAAGAGCCTGTGCTCGTGGTCGAGTGTTTACCAGGCGAGGCACCAAAATCGGCAGCTGAAACCACCGAATTGTCGGAAGAATTGCTGCAGATTGGGCAGAAGTTTGAGCACACACGCAGCGTTATGCGGATACGCTTTCACCCCGCATTCCCTGTAGATAAGCGCCACAACGCGAAGATTCACCGCGAGGAGCTCGCCGAGTGGGTCATACACAAGAAGGAATGA
- a CDS encoding MaoC family dehydratase, translating to MVELEFDEMPSLMGAYARVLKPVKKTFNPSKSIPRFEARISGLRVDQKNLDLFGRVCGVPLNGRGLPPTYPHVMAGALHAQIVTHPEFPLGALGLVHVRNQIRYLSEMPVDGAWDVVVSVEGHREVGAGIEFDILTDFSADGERVWEQTTTAIYRITEKKENSKSKAKPHESGAFKALKRSATWQVREDAGRQYARVSGDYNPIHLQALAARAFGFKRAIATGMWSVARAAAELDEDLPQAPFTLNVAFKRPIYLPSRVVFSSWEERGETKFMVESLDGRTLHLEGSVSQP from the coding sequence ATGGTAGAGCTCGAGTTCGATGAAATGCCGTCTCTGATGGGGGCTTATGCCCGCGTGCTAAAACCGGTCAAAAAGACCTTCAACCCGAGCAAGTCAATTCCACGCTTCGAGGCGAGGATTTCTGGTCTTCGAGTGGATCAGAAGAACCTGGACCTCTTTGGACGTGTGTGTGGCGTGCCCTTGAATGGACGAGGGCTGCCGCCGACCTACCCTCACGTGATGGCGGGTGCGCTACATGCTCAGATTGTGACTCATCCAGAGTTTCCTCTTGGTGCGCTCGGGCTTGTGCACGTGCGAAACCAAATTCGATATCTGAGCGAAATGCCAGTGGATGGCGCGTGGGATGTGGTGGTGAGCGTTGAGGGGCATCGCGAAGTTGGTGCCGGGATTGAGTTCGATATCCTGACGGATTTTAGCGCCGATGGTGAGCGTGTTTGGGAACAAACGACGACCGCCATCTACCGAATTACCGAAAAGAAGGAGAACTCCAAATCAAAGGCCAAGCCCCATGAATCTGGCGCGTTTAAGGCCCTGAAGCGAAGCGCTACGTGGCAAGTTCGAGAGGACGCAGGCCGACAATACGCGCGCGTATCGGGAGACTATAACCCGATTCACCTGCAAGCCTTGGCTGCGCGTGCGTTCGGTTTTAAGCGAGCTATCGCGACAGGGATGTGGAGTGTGGCTCGGGCGGCAGCCGAGCTTGACGAAGACCTTCCACAAGCGCCATTTACACTTAACGTCGCGTTTAAGCGCCCGATTTACCTTCCCTCACGTGTAGTTTTTTCGAGCTGGGAGGAGCGAGGCGAAACCAAGTTTATGGTGGAGTCTTTGGACGGGCGAACACTGCATCTCGAAGGCAGTGTATCTCAACCCTAA
- a CDS encoding EGF domain-containing protein — MHKFVLSVILLGLFPLAAEAQTFPVFPTDINDWEPVVRNSDPVGDVLGDGTGRRDLVGDFSRPVAYMASDANFMYGRIRLNVDPRQGAGLAPFSWGFLVDTDGNYAAYEFMIMVDGISNPNNVLLQANTTKSITGDPGDAAELTVWSGLFSNFGQVVKACDQIVEGNCFESNDDFYLDFAIPWVELAKTPVNFLPGNEFAVVAASGNSNNTLSNDYAGIGTSLTDLISDEICTDSDFDGISDCDEDLDGDGDPANDDTDCDGTPNYLDADDDNDGTDTILEDTNGNGDWFDDDADADGVPDFLDNDDLNPFVAVSTPADGDLVNTAVTQVEGLSDPDAEVSVSIDGGTPVVTTADASGNWTAVLTSSIADGLHSINVVSTSCQVSAGTTTTFTQDTTPPALAILTPTDGTVTESADVLVSGTAEVGSTLTVSVDGQAPQAVTVGTDGTWTLQLTGLALGGHTVLAVAEDAAGNTSTELIGFTVNVDECADPADNDCSSNAACIDTPTSFTCECLPGFEGDGVTCTDIDECALGTDTCSDDATCTDTEGSFECACLPGFVGDGFTCTDIDECALGTDTCADDATCTDTDGSFECSCLPGYQGDGFTCTDIDECALGTDTCADDATCTDTDGSFECACLPGYEGDGFTCTDIDECATGADNCSADATCTDTDGSFECACLPGYEGDGVTCTDIDECALGTDTCADDATCTDTDGSFECACLPGYQGDGFTCTDIDECATGADNCSADATCTDTDGSFECACLPGYEGDGVTCTDIDECQLNTDDCAGNTFCSNLPGTFTCEDCPSGFESINGVCEDIDECLEGTDTCDDLTQCTNTTGGFECSACPDGYTDVNGDGTQCDDIDECLGNPCDDVTTCTNSAGSFSCTACPPGYADVNGDGTVCEDINECLELTDDCDELAVCVNETGGFTCETCPTGYEDVNGDGTECVNIDECTLGTDNCDENASCTDVPGSFACECLTGYEGDGVSCERLDGPIILVPAEGEVVATKRPTISGTGEPDTTIDLSIDGNDPVEVEVDAEGNWTYTPDFDLAEGDHSVEVTDGIDENSVEFTVDTRGPVVEVITPADGREYSTPPDEITGEGEPGAEIIIVVDGEEIGTTEVDEDGNWSFPLPDLEPGGHTIVVTGRDDAGNETEVTTTFDVVEPVVEPELLFVVEGGGCSVGAEGGLSIWTMFLLFAVFRRRRPL; from the coding sequence ATGCACAAGTTTGTTTTATCCGTAATCTTATTGGGTCTCTTTCCGCTGGCGGCAGAGGCTCAGACTTTTCCTGTTTTCCCAACCGACATCAATGATTGGGAGCCCGTCGTGCGAAACTCGGATCCCGTCGGCGATGTCTTGGGTGATGGTACCGGAAGGCGCGACCTCGTGGGCGATTTTTCCAGACCAGTTGCCTATATGGCATCGGATGCCAACTTCATGTACGGCCGAATTCGCCTCAACGTGGACCCACGTCAGGGTGCAGGGCTTGCACCTTTTTCATGGGGGTTCCTCGTGGACACCGACGGCAACTACGCGGCCTATGAATTCATGATCATGGTGGACGGCATCAGCAACCCCAACAACGTGCTGCTTCAGGCCAATACCACCAAGAGCATTACTGGTGACCCAGGTGATGCGGCGGAGCTGACCGTATGGTCCGGACTCTTCTCCAACTTCGGACAGGTGGTCAAAGCCTGCGACCAGATTGTGGAAGGAAATTGTTTTGAATCGAACGATGACTTCTATTTGGACTTTGCGATACCGTGGGTTGAGTTGGCAAAGACTCCTGTAAACTTCTTACCTGGAAATGAGTTCGCGGTCGTCGCTGCATCGGGCAACTCGAACAACACATTGAGCAATGATTATGCGGGCATCGGCACCTCTTTGACAGACCTGATTTCTGACGAAATCTGCACGGATAGCGACTTTGACGGTATCAGCGATTGCGACGAGGACCTCGACGGTGATGGCGATCCGGCGAACGACGACACGGATTGCGATGGCACGCCAAACTACCTCGATGCAGACGATGATAATGACGGTACCGACACTATCCTCGAGGACACGAATGGGAATGGAGATTGGTTTGACGATGATGCGGACGCGGATGGCGTTCCCGACTTTTTAGACAATGACGACCTCAATCCATTTGTCGCAGTTTCAACTCCTGCCGATGGAGACCTCGTCAATACGGCAGTGACTCAAGTCGAGGGCCTGAGCGACCCAGATGCTGAGGTATCCGTGAGCATTGACGGGGGCACGCCTGTGGTGACCACTGCCGATGCATCAGGCAATTGGACGGCAGTATTGACCTCAAGCATCGCTGACGGTCTGCACTCAATCAATGTGGTTTCTACGTCGTGTCAGGTCAGCGCCGGCACCACGACCACATTCACTCAAGACACCACGCCCCCTGCACTCGCCATACTGACTCCCACCGATGGCACAGTGACCGAGAGTGCTGACGTTCTTGTCTCCGGCACTGCTGAAGTCGGTAGCACCTTGACCGTGAGTGTTGATGGGCAGGCTCCTCAAGCCGTGACGGTTGGTACGGATGGAACCTGGACCTTGCAGCTCACTGGCCTCGCTCTCGGAGGACACACGGTCCTTGCTGTGGCTGAGGATGCTGCCGGAAACACCTCAACTGAGCTCATTGGCTTCACGGTGAATGTCGATGAATGTGCAGACCCTGCAGACAACGACTGCTCGAGCAATGCGGCGTGCATTGATACCCCAACATCCTTTACGTGTGAGTGCCTCCCAGGATTCGAAGGGGACGGCGTTACCTGTACAGATATCGACGAGTGTGCACTTGGTACCGACACCTGTTCGGACGACGCTACATGCACGGACACGGAAGGTAGTTTTGAGTGTGCGTGCTTGCCTGGATTCGTAGGCGACGGCTTTACCTGTACCGACATCGACGAATGTGCGCTCGGGACCGACACATGCGCGGACGACGCCACATGCACCGACACCGACGGAAGTTTTGAGTGCTCGTGTTTGCCTGGCTACCAAGGCGATGGCTTTACCTGTACCGATATCGACGAATGTGCGCTCGGGACCGACACATGCGCGGATGACGCCACCTGCACCGACACCGACGGAAGTTTTGAATGTGCGTGCTTGCCCGGGTACGAGGGTGATGGCTTTACCTGTACCGATATTGACGAGTGCGCCACCGGCGCGGACAACTGCTCGGCGGACGCCACATGCACCGATACGGACGGAAGTTTTGAGTGCGCGTGCTTGCCCGGGTACGAGGGCGACGGCGTGACCTGCACCGATATCGACGAGTGTGCGCTCGGGACCGATACATGCGCGGATGACGCCACATGCACCGACACCGATGGAAGTTTTGAGTGCGCATGTTTGCCTGGCTACCAAGGTGATGGCTTTACCTGTACCGATATTGACGAGTGCGCCACTGGCGCGGACAACTGCTCGGCGGACGCCACATGCACCGATACAGACGGAAGTTTTGAGTGCGCGTGCTTGCCTGGGTACGAGGGCGACGGCGTGACGTGCACCGATATCGACGAATGCCAGTTGAACACGGACGATTGTGCAGGAAACACCTTTTGTTCAAACCTCCCAGGCACCTTCACCTGTGAAGATTGCCCGAGCGGCTTTGAGTCCATCAATGGTGTCTGCGAGGATATTGACGAATGTCTTGAGGGAACCGACACGTGTGATGATCTGACGCAATGTACGAATACGACCGGTGGGTTTGAGTGTAGCGCATGTCCTGATGGCTATACCGACGTCAACGGCGACGGGACTCAGTGTGACGATATCGATGAGTGTCTCGGCAATCCTTGCGATGATGTGACGACATGCACCAACTCTGCGGGTAGTTTCTCGTGCACGGCATGCCCACCAGGCTACGCCGATGTCAACGGAGACGGGACGGTCTGCGAAGACATCAACGAGTGCCTTGAACTCACCGACGATTGCGACGAGCTGGCCGTGTGCGTCAACGAAACCGGCGGATTTACATGCGAGACTTGCCCAACGGGTTACGAAGACGTCAACGGTGATGGCACCGAGTGCGTCAATATCGACGAGTGTACTCTTGGCACTGATAACTGCGATGAGAACGCGAGTTGTACAGATGTTCCGGGAAGCTTCGCATGTGAGTGTTTAACGGGCTACGAGGGTGACGGTGTGTCTTGTGAGAGACTCGATGGCCCAATCATCCTGGTTCCGGCTGAAGGTGAGGTCGTGGCGACGAAACGGCCCACGATTTCGGGAACTGGTGAGCCCGACACGACGATCGACCTGAGTATCGACGGAAACGACCCTGTTGAGGTGGAGGTTGATGCCGAGGGCAACTGGACTTACACACCTGATTTCGACCTTGCAGAAGGAGACCACAGTGTCGAGGTCACCGACGGAATCGATGAGAACTCGGTGGAATTCACCGTGGACACTCGCGGACCGGTGGTTGAAGTCATTACTCCGGCGGATGGGCGAGAATACTCGACTCCTCCGGATGAAATCACGGGTGAAGGGGAGCCTGGCGCCGAGATCATCATCGTGGTTGACGGCGAAGAGATTGGAACTACGGAGGTGGATGAGGATGGAAACTGGTCGTTCCCCCTACCCGACCTTGAGCCAGGCGGTCATACCATCGTGGTCACAGGACGAGATGATGCTGGAAACGAAACGGAGGTGACCACAACCTTTGACGTGGTCGAACCTGTGGTCGAGCCAGAACTACTCTTCGTGGTTGAGGGTGGAGGTTGCTCAGTGGGCGCCGAAGGCGGCCTGTCGATATGGACCATGTTCCTGCTCTTTGCGGTCTTCCGCCGGCGCCGCCCCTTGTAG
- a CDS encoding AI-2E family transporter: protein MKALARFSGLFWILSDRCGVSEEVKNEGINWTATGTAQIALAIIATTASLYLLRSIFIPSMLAIFLAYVLGPLVKLVSHRIPGTPIALPRPLSVTIVVLLFIALLGVLGILMSYEIVAFLSEIPMYEPQIADTVSHARAVIAEWQIQLEGLIDPIRPQDGAVEDFTPDTEEQIRVLLDEGNTAWWSSVTGYVFGGITSVLEFTGQFLLCIFVLFFVLLEGPVLKTKMINIMGTTLRKRRLMLEIMQNVNEDVQRYLFNRFVTNLALAGVAWLVYSAFGLKYALLLGALAGIFNFVPYVGPIAGTVFPIVATYMQYGDWWMVLWVMLAYGAMTGIEGNFVTPIVLGRHLKLNSLAVLLACVFWGWLWGPIGLFLAVPIMAVFKAMSEHIASIRPAGELLRG from the coding sequence TTGAAAGCCCTCGCCCGATTTTCTGGCTTATTCTGGATTTTGAGCGATCGTTGTGGCGTGAGTGAAGAAGTCAAAAACGAAGGCATCAACTGGACTGCGACTGGCACAGCGCAAATCGCTCTGGCGATTATTGCGACAACAGCCTCGCTGTACCTTTTGCGCTCCATATTTATCCCCTCCATGCTGGCCATCTTTCTGGCCTACGTGCTGGGGCCGCTGGTGAAGCTTGTTTCGCACCGCATCCCCGGCACCCCAATTGCGCTCCCAAGGCCTCTATCGGTGACGATCGTGGTCTTGCTCTTTATCGCGCTCTTAGGTGTGCTTGGGATCTTGATGTCGTACGAAATCGTGGCATTCCTGAGCGAGATTCCGATGTACGAGCCGCAAATCGCGGACACGGTAAGCCATGCTCGCGCGGTCATCGCTGAATGGCAAATACAGCTCGAAGGCCTCATAGACCCCATAAGGCCGCAAGATGGGGCAGTTGAAGACTTCACACCAGATACCGAAGAGCAAATCCGAGTGCTCTTGGACGAAGGCAACACCGCGTGGTGGTCCTCCGTGACTGGCTACGTCTTCGGCGGGATCACCTCGGTCTTGGAGTTCACGGGGCAATTCCTGCTCTGTATTTTCGTGCTCTTTTTTGTGCTCCTTGAGGGGCCCGTCCTCAAGACCAAAATGATTAACATCATGGGCACCACGCTTCGAAAGCGCCGCCTGATGTTGGAGATTATGCAGAACGTCAACGAGGACGTGCAGCGCTACCTCTTCAATCGATTCGTCACAAACCTGGCATTGGCAGGCGTAGCGTGGCTGGTCTATTCAGCGTTCGGTTTGAAGTATGCGCTCTTGTTGGGGGCCCTTGCGGGCATCTTCAACTTCGTCCCTTATGTCGGGCCCATCGCGGGTACCGTCTTTCCGATCGTCGCCACCTATATGCAGTATGGGGACTGGTGGATGGTCCTTTGGGTAATGCTCGCTTATGGAGCCATGACGGGCATTGAGGGCAATTTCGTGACCCCAATCGTGCTCGGGCGTCACCTCAAACTCAACAGCCTCGCCGTGCTCCTCGCCTGTGTGTTTTGGGGGTGGTTGTGGGGGCCAATCGGCCTCTTTCTCGCGGTTCCGATCATGGCCGTCTTCAAGGCCATGTCGGAACACATCGCGTCGATTCGCCCTGCGGGCGAATTGCTTCGAGGATAG